A window of the Deferribacterota bacterium genome harbors these coding sequences:
- a CDS encoding lysophospholipid acyltransferase family protein, translating to MTAKDKYKKINRKIRNTSIFARLLVKICNINIISDIKKLKNDNANLFVSNHLSYLDILCIAAVIPVSFISTKEVEHSPLLGLFAKAAGSIFIERRNKKKLLSDIEQIKNILNANLNLHLFPEGTTTKGQMLPFKSSFFKLAENSTINIKNICIKYTKINDKPVNSANGDLVFYYGDMTFWRHFFNFLKIKKLNIELLYAGELKNLRGRKEIAIKSYNQIKTIYNQ from the coding sequence GTGACAGCTAAAGACAAATACAAAAAAATAAATAGAAAAATTAGAAACACATCTATATTTGCAAGATTATTAGTTAAAATATGTAATATAAATATTATCTCAGATATAAAAAAACTAAAAAATGATAACGCCAACCTTTTTGTTTCAAACCATTTGTCATATCTAGATATTTTATGCATTGCAGCAGTAATTCCTGTATCCTTTATTTCCACTAAGGAAGTAGAACATTCACCTCTTTTAGGTTTATTTGCTAAAGCAGCGGGTTCAATCTTTATTGAAAGAAGAAATAAAAAGAAATTATTATCTGATATTGAACAAATCAAAAATATTTTAAATGCTAATTTGAACTTACATCTATTTCCAGAAGGAACGACAACAAAGGGTCAAATGCTACCATTTAAGAGCTCTTTTTTTAAGTTGGCAGAAAATTCAACAATAAACATAAAAAATATATGTATAAAATATACTAAAATAAATGATAAGCCAGTAAATAGTGCAAATGGCGACCTTGTTTTTTATTATGGTGATATGACTTTTTGGAGACATTTTTTTAATTTTCTCAAGATTAAAAAACTTAATATTGAGCTCCTCTATGCAGGAGAGTTAAAAAACTTAAGAGGTAGAAAAGAAATAGCTATAAAATCATATAATCAAATTAAAACAATATATAATCAATAA
- a CDS encoding GNAT family N-acyltransferase yields MGIYNYLNPINNGKSFLSNFYLSNVLKFKPYKSRHNVYLENSRYIIKTAENNSELISALAIRYSVFKREILNKSNIIKLDIDKFDKKCDHIIVYSKDCGKIVGTYRINLNPKRLYSAKEFNIKNIIKLNGRIAELGRACILKEHRKGIVLKLLWKGIKSYIEKQNIEYIFGCSSVFINDIYKINEIFKYFEKNNYLYSKFLAKPKHKFRLNNFESIYNNINNNVTPSTIHLIPDLLKYYLRLGAKVCSYPAFDKNFNCVDFLTIIEYTNIKNSKVTFIKKL; encoded by the coding sequence ATGGGAATATATAATTATTTAAATCCAATAAATAATGGAAAATCTTTTCTCTCAAATTTTTACTTATCAAATGTTTTAAAGTTTAAGCCTTATAAAAGTAGACACAACGTATATTTAGAGAATAGCAGATATATTATCAAAACAGCCGAAAATAATAGTGAACTTATTAGTGCTTTAGCTATAAGATATTCTGTATTTAAAAGAGAGATACTAAATAAAAGTAATATTATAAAGCTTGATATTGATAAATTTGATAAGAAATGTGACCACATAATTGTATATTCAAAGGATTGTGGTAAAATTGTTGGTACATATAGAATAAACCTTAATCCTAAAAGACTTTATTCAGCTAAAGAATTTAATATCAAGAATATAATTAAATTAAATGGTAGAATAGCTGAGCTTGGCAGAGCCTGCATACTCAAAGAGCATAGAAAAGGGATAGTTTTAAAGTTGCTTTGGAAAGGTATAAAATCATATATAGAAAAACAAAACATAGAATATATATTTGGTTGTTCTAGTGTATTTATAAATGACATATATAAAATAAATGAAATTTTCAAATATTTTGAAAAAAATAATTATTTATATTCAAAATTTCTTGCAAAACCAAAACATAAATTCAGATTAAATAATTTTGAAAGCATCTACAATAATATCAATAATAATGTAACGCCTTCAACAATACATCTAATCCCTGATCTTCTGAAATATTATTTACGCCTTGGTGCAAAGGTATGTAGCTATCCTGCTTTTGATAAAAATTTTAATTGTGTAGATTTTTTAACTATTATAGAATATACCAACATAAAAAATAGCAAAGTAACCTTCATTAAAAAATTGTGA